From Saccharothrix espanaensis DSM 44229, the proteins below share one genomic window:
- a CDS encoding Fur family transcriptional regulator, translated as MTPGPRELLKDAGLRITAPRIAVLDWLVDHPHATADQVADGVRTRLGTVSTQAVYDVLNACSRAGLLRRIEPAGHPARYETRIGDNHHHLVCRQCGRTEDVDCVHGAAPCLEPSDTVGFAVDEAEVLFWGSCPDCRPAT; from the coding sequence ATGACCCCAGGACCACGCGAACTGCTCAAGGACGCCGGGCTGCGCATCACCGCCCCCCGGATCGCTGTCCTCGACTGGCTCGTCGACCACCCCCACGCGACCGCCGACCAGGTCGCGGACGGCGTGCGGACCAGGCTGGGGACGGTGTCCACGCAGGCCGTCTACGACGTGCTCAACGCGTGCTCACGAGCCGGCCTGCTGCGCCGCATCGAGCCCGCCGGTCACCCGGCGCGCTACGAGACGCGGATCGGTGACAACCACCACCACCTCGTGTGCAGGCAGTGCGGACGGACCGAGGACGTCGACTGCGTCCACGGTGCCGCGCCCTGCCTGGAGCCCTCGGACACGGTCGGCTTCGCCGTGGACGAGGCGGAGGTCCTGTTCTGGGGTTCGTGCCCGGACTGCCGTCCGGCCACCTGA
- a CDS encoding catalase codes for MTQARHTTNNAGIPVASDDHSLTLGANGPILLQDHYLIEKNAQFNRERVPERVVHAKGGGAFGHFETTEDVSRFTKAALFQPGAKTETLLRFSTVAGELGSPDTWRDPRGFALKFYTSEGNYDLVGNNTPVFFLRDPIKFPDFIRSQKRRADTGRRDHDMQWDFWTLQPQTAHQVTWLMGDRGIPKTWRHQNGYGSHTYLWENAAGEKFWVKYHFKTDQGIETLTSDEAARIAGEDADAHRADLWHAIERGEFPSWTLKVQVMPYEDAKDYRFNPFDLTKVWPHADYPLITVGKLVLDRNPADYFAEIEQAAFEPTNLVPGIGTSPDKMLIGRIFSYPDAHRYRIGANYAQLPVNRPKSPVNSYAKDGAMRYTNASDPVYAPNSYGGPHASAVTAGETTSAYGVQDEVVRAAYTLHAEDDDFGQAGTLIREVMDDAQRERLVQTVISHAGNGVSAPVLERVFAYWRSIDKETGDKIAAAFGK; via the coding sequence GTGACCCAAGCGCGTCACACGACCAACAACGCAGGCATCCCGGTCGCCAGCGACGACCACTCGCTGACGCTGGGCGCGAACGGCCCGATCCTGCTCCAGGATCACTACCTGATCGAGAAGAACGCCCAGTTCAACCGCGAGCGCGTGCCCGAGCGGGTCGTGCACGCCAAGGGCGGCGGCGCCTTCGGCCACTTCGAGACCACCGAGGACGTCAGCCGCTTCACCAAGGCCGCGCTGTTCCAGCCGGGCGCGAAGACCGAGACGCTGCTGCGCTTCTCGACCGTCGCCGGCGAGCTCGGCTCGCCCGACACCTGGCGCGACCCGCGCGGGTTCGCGCTGAAGTTCTACACCTCCGAGGGCAACTACGACCTGGTCGGCAACAACACCCCGGTGTTCTTCCTGCGCGACCCGATCAAGTTCCCGGACTTCATCCGCTCCCAGAAGCGCCGCGCCGACACCGGCCGCCGCGACCACGACATGCAGTGGGACTTCTGGACGTTGCAGCCGCAGACCGCGCACCAGGTGACGTGGCTGATGGGCGACCGGGGCATCCCGAAGACCTGGCGGCACCAGAACGGCTACGGCTCGCACACCTACCTGTGGGAGAACGCGGCGGGCGAGAAGTTCTGGGTGAAGTACCACTTCAAGACCGACCAGGGCATCGAGACCCTGACCTCGGACGAGGCCGCCCGGATCGCCGGCGAGGACGCCGACGCGCACCGCGCCGACCTGTGGCACGCCATCGAGCGCGGCGAGTTCCCGTCGTGGACGCTCAAGGTCCAGGTCATGCCGTACGAGGACGCGAAGGACTACCGCTTCAACCCGTTCGACCTGACCAAGGTGTGGCCGCACGCGGACTACCCGCTGATCACGGTCGGCAAGCTGGTCCTCGACCGGAACCCGGCGGACTACTTCGCCGAGATCGAGCAGGCCGCGTTCGAGCCCACCAACCTGGTGCCCGGCATCGGCACGTCCCCGGACAAGATGCTGATCGGCCGCATCTTCTCCTACCCGGACGCCCACCGGTACCGGATCGGCGCGAACTACGCGCAGCTGCCGGTGAACCGGCCGAAGTCCCCGGTGAACTCGTACGCGAAGGACGGCGCGATGCGCTACACCAACGCGTCCGACCCGGTCTACGCCCCGAACTCCTACGGCGGCCCGCACGCGAGCGCCGTGACGGCCGGTGAGACCACCTCGGCCTACGGCGTCCAGGACGAGGTCGTGCGCGCGGCGTACACGCTGCACGCCGAGGACGACGACTTCGGCCAGGCCGGCACGCTGATCCGCGAGGTCATGGACGACGCCCAGCGCGAACGCCTGGTGCAGACCGTGATCAGCCACGCGGGCAACGGCGTGTCCGCCCCGGTGCTGGAGCGCGTCTTCGCGTACTGGCGCAGCATCGACAAGGAGACCGGCGACAAGATCGCCGCCGCCTTCGGCAAGTGA